Proteins co-encoded in one Coregonus clupeaformis isolate EN_2021a chromosome 17, ASM2061545v1, whole genome shotgun sequence genomic window:
- the LOC121585592 gene encoding biogenesis of lysosome-related organelles complex 1 subunit 4-like, whose protein sequence is MEPRMENRVGVLSPLEESSAEVSRDSGIVSQSASSLSMLSEALSSGTVSQSPSFGAAVSQSPSFNSEEPDTDPDHNQEDEILRHTALSYSSYIRDTAGDEILCLEKSLEEMLTRVDEFVGMLDMIRNDTSQIVNENLPQIHRKSEEMRQLYRKIDKLNAFVKMVGANVNVMEEQVTQAEREQGTLPGAFRKIFHTISVPGFLNKPASPRRQQHQELPPVFRTDDYFIPHPGH, encoded by the exons ATGGAGCCTAGGATGGAAAATAGGGTAGGTGTTCTCTCCCCGCTGGAGGAGTCAAGTGCGGAGGTGAGTCGGGACAGTGGCATCGTGTCGCAGAGTGCGAGCAGTTTATCCATGTTGAGCGAGGCCCTAAGCAGTGGCACCGTGTCGCAAAGCCCCAGCTTCGGCGCAGCAGTCTCGCAGAGTCCGAGCTTCAACTCCGAGGAACCCGACACGGACCCAGACCACAACCAGGAGGATGAGATCCTGAGACACACTGCCCTCAGTTACTCCTCCTACATCAGAGATACTGCTGGAGACGAG ATCCTGTGTTTGGAGAAAAGTCTGGAGGAAATGCTGACCAGGGTGGATGAATTTGTTGGAATGCTTGACATG ATCCGCAACGACACATCACAGATTGTCAACGAGAATCTACCTCAAATACATAGAAAATCAGAAGAGATGAGGCAATTATACAGAAAGATTGACAAGTTGAAT GCGTTTGTGAAGATGGTGGGTGCCAAtgtgaatgtcatggaggagCAGGTCACTCAGGCAGAAAGGGAACAAGGAACCCTGCCGGGTGCCTTCAGAAAGATCTTCCATACCATTAGTGTCCCGGGATTTCTAAAT AAACCAGCCAGCCCCAGAAGGCAGCAGCATCAGGAGCTTCCCCCAGTGTTCAGAACAGATGATTATTTCATCCCACACCCAGGACACTGA
- the LOC121585593 gene encoding nuclear transport factor 2-like, with translation MASKPVWEQIGAGFVQHYYQQFDSDRTKLADLYTDASCLTWEGVGFQGHKAIMEKITSLPFQSIQHSITAQDHQPTPDSCVMSMVMGQLKADADQVMGFQQTFLLKNVDNKWICTNDMFRLALHNFGA, from the exons ATGGCAAGCAAACCGGTGTGGGAGCAGATAGGTGCAGGATTTGTGCAACATTATTACCAACAGTTTGATTCTGATAGAACCAAACTCGCTGACCTCTAT ACTGATGCATCATGTTTAACATGGGAAGGAGTTGGTTTCCAGGGTCACAAAGCCATTATGGAGAAGATCACT AGCTTACCGTTCCAGTCAATTCAGCACAGCATCACCGCACAGGACCACCAGCCCACGCCAGACAGCTGTGTAATGAGCATGGTGATGGGACAGCTCAAG GCTGACGCGGACCAGGTGATGGGCTTTCAACAAACGTTCCTGCTGAAGAACGTGGACAACAAATGGATCTGCACAAATGATATGTTCAGATTGGCACTACATAACTTTGGAGCATAG